The following coding sequences lie in one Flagellimonas eckloniae genomic window:
- a CDS encoding YicC/YloC family endoribonuclease, producing the protein MIQSMTGFGKHIVQLPSKKITIELKSLNSKSLDINARIPQFYRGKELELRKMIADVLVRGKVDFGLYVEITGEETTAEVNEAVVKKYMKQLANIADGDKVKLLEMALRLPDAMKTEKGDIDETEYESIKEAMKQALSEIKIFRDEEGQVLEKDFIARLKNLNRLLDDVKAIDPERLDTVRERLEKAVADLKVELDANRFEQELIYYLEKYDITEEKVRLANHLGYFETTLESNDSNGKKLGFIAQEIGREINTIGSKANYAPMQQLVVQMKDELEKIKEQMLNVL; encoded by the coding sequence ATGATTCAATCCATGACAGGGTTTGGAAAGCATATCGTGCAACTTCCTTCCAAAAAGATTACCATAGAACTTAAATCGCTTAACAGCAAAAGTCTTGACATCAACGCCAGAATTCCACAATTCTACAGGGGAAAAGAGCTGGAATTGCGCAAAATGATTGCCGATGTATTGGTAAGGGGTAAGGTTGACTTTGGTCTTTATGTTGAGATTACCGGAGAAGAAACAACAGCCGAAGTAAATGAAGCAGTGGTTAAAAAATATATGAAACAACTAGCCAATATTGCTGATGGTGATAAGGTGAAGTTATTGGAAATGGCGTTGCGTTTGCCGGATGCAATGAAGACAGAAAAAGGAGATATTGACGAGACAGAATATGAATCCATTAAGGAGGCAATGAAGCAGGCGCTCTCAGAAATCAAAATTTTCCGTGATGAAGAAGGCCAAGTATTGGAAAAGGATTTTATTGCCCGACTTAAAAACCTGAATCGTTTATTGGATGATGTGAAAGCCATCGACCCGGAACGTTTGGACACGGTTCGCGAACGTCTGGAAAAAGCAGTTGCAGATTTGAAAGTGGAATTGGATGCCAATAGATTTGAGCAAGAATTAATCTATTATTTGGAAAAATACGACATCACTGAAGAGAAGGTCCGTTTGGCTAACCATTTAGGCTATTTTGAAACTACGCTAGAATCTAACGATTCCAATGGAAAGAAACTTGGGTTTATTGCTCAAGAAATTGGTAGGGAAATTAACACGATTGGTTCAAAGGCCAATTATGCACCTATGCAACAGTTGGTGGTGCAAATGAAAGATGAGCTGGAGAAGATCAAAGAACAAATGTTGAATGTTTTATGA
- the nadD gene encoding nicotinate (nicotinamide) nucleotide adenylyltransferase: MKNVGLYFGTFNPIHIGHLVIANHMVEFSDLDEVWFVITPQSPFKTKQSLLDDHHRYQMVFEAVQDYPKLQPSKIEFNLPQPNYTIDTLVHLDEKYTAENNFSLIMGEDNLKSFHKWKNFETILENYSIYVYPRISEGKMKHKFEGHPKIQVVEAPIMEISSTFIRKQHKAGKNVRPLLPESVWKYMDEMNFYR; encoded by the coding sequence ATGAAAAATGTAGGGCTATATTTTGGAACCTTCAACCCTATTCATATTGGCCATTTGGTCATTGCTAATCATATGGTGGAGTTTTCGGACTTGGATGAGGTTTGGTTTGTGATTACTCCTCAAAGCCCATTTAAAACAAAACAGTCCTTGCTAGATGACCACCATCGCTATCAAATGGTTTTTGAAGCTGTACAGGATTATCCAAAATTACAGCCCAGCAAAATAGAATTTAATTTGCCCCAACCCAATTATACCATAGATACGTTGGTTCATTTGGATGAAAAATATACTGCTGAAAACAATTTTTCACTTATAATGGGAGAGGACAATTTGAAAAGTTTTCACAAGTGGAAAAACTTTGAAACCATTCTGGAGAATTATTCCATTTATGTGTACCCAAGAATTTCTGAAGGGAAGATGAAACATAAATTTGAGGGGCATCCAAAGATTCAAGTTGTTGAAGCCCCCATCATGGAGATTTCATCAACCTTTATTAGAAAACAGCATAAGGCTGGAAAAAATGTAAGACCCTTGCTTCCAGAATCAGTTTGGAAATATATGGATGAAATGAACTTTTACCGTTAG
- a CDS encoding MFS transporter encodes MENINKNRLFIASCISLIVTAMTFALRAGIMGELNVEFGFNDTQLGWMNSMAFYGFPVSMIIGGLIYPKIGPKPILWVAFICHLLGLILTIIAKSFVPLLVSTFLIGLANGAVEAACNPLIADMYTKNRTTMLNKFHVWFPGGIVIGALLGEFMGNAGLSWQIQIAIMIIPTLIYGYLILGQKFPKAENIESDIKMNIKSMFTPLFIFMLVCMGLTATTELGTGQFIERLLGQAGAPPLIILAIVTGLMAVGRYFAGPIIHKLNPVGVLFGSAIIASLALYLLSSATGPMVYVAAILFSCGVMYFWPTMIGFISEYSHKTGALGMSIIGGFGMLITGISLPKIGQMLDEERTNALDSGVSAEAADLVAGQATLGNIMWLPVILIVLFGILFLMRNKLEEKRLKQEH; translated from the coding sequence ATGGAAAATATAAACAAGAATCGATTATTTATTGCCTCATGCATATCGCTGATAGTTACGGCAATGACCTTTGCTTTAAGGGCTGGAATTATGGGAGAATTAAATGTTGAATTTGGATTCAATGACACCCAACTTGGATGGATGAATTCAATGGCATTTTATGGATTTCCAGTGTCCATGATTATAGGGGGTCTTATCTACCCTAAAATCGGACCTAAACCAATCTTATGGGTCGCATTTATTTGTCACCTCTTAGGATTGATTCTAACAATTATTGCTAAAAGCTTTGTTCCGTTACTTGTATCAACCTTCTTAATTGGCCTTGCCAATGGTGCAGTGGAAGCTGCATGTAATCCTTTGATTGCGGATATGTACACAAAGAACAGAACCACTATGCTAAATAAGTTTCATGTTTGGTTCCCGGGAGGGATAGTTATTGGAGCTCTACTTGGTGAGTTTATGGGAAATGCCGGACTTTCATGGCAAATTCAAATAGCTATAATGATCATACCTACATTAATTTATGGCTATTTAATACTTGGGCAAAAATTCCCAAAAGCAGAGAATATAGAATCAGACATAAAGATGAATATCAAATCAATGTTCACACCATTATTTATATTTATGCTTGTATGTATGGGTTTAACGGCCACTACAGAACTTGGAACAGGTCAGTTTATTGAAAGATTGTTGGGTCAAGCTGGAGCCCCACCACTTATTATTTTGGCAATAGTTACTGGATTGATGGCGGTTGGAAGGTATTTTGCGGGACCGATTATTCATAAATTGAATCCAGTTGGAGTTTTGTTTGGGTCTGCAATAATTGCTTCTCTTGCACTTTATTTATTGTCAAGTGCCACAGGTCCAATGGTATATGTTGCAGCTATTTTATTCTCATGTGGAGTTATGTATTTTTGGCCTACTATGATTGGATTTATAAGTGAGTACAGTCATAAAACTGGAGCATTGGGAATGTCAATCATAGGCGGGTTTGGAATGTTGATTACAGGGATTTCACTTCCAAAAATTGGTCAAATGCTGGATGAAGAACGCACCAATGCCTTGGATTCCGGAGTTTCTGCAGAAGCGGCAGACCTAGTAGCTGGTCAAGCTACATTGGGAAATATTATGTGGCTTCCTGTAATATTGATTGTCCTTTTTGGAATTTTGTTCCTGATGAGAAATAAGCTGGAGGAAAAAAGATTAAAACAAGAACACTAA
- a CDS encoding MFS transporter, whose amino-acid sequence MSPKIKFQLSFMMFFEFFIWGGWFVTLGTFLGENLNASGGEIALAFSTQSWGAIIAPFIIGLIADRYFNAERILGILHLSGAFLMYQMYGADSFGSFYPYVFGYMILYMPTLALVNSIAFNQMKDPAKEFSLVRVFGTIGWIAAGLIISYVFLWDSPEGRSAGMLKNTFLMVAVASAILGLFSFILPRTPPKILKNEKVNVSSLLGLDALKLLKDKNFLVFFLASILICIPLAFYYQNANPFLSEIGMDNPTGKMTIGQASEILFMLLLPYFFKKFGFKKTIMLGMLAWTIRYLLFSYGNAGEMAFMLLIGIALHGICYDFFFVSGQIYTDSKAGEKYKSAAQGLITLATYGVGMLIGFWVAGKITDMYLISENRHSWENVWIIPAIFAFVVLLLFTLLFKKEQVTYKS is encoded by the coding sequence ATGAGTCCAAAAATTAAGTTTCAACTCTCTTTTATGATGTTTTTTGAATTTTTCATTTGGGGTGGGTGGTTCGTTACACTTGGTACTTTTCTTGGAGAAAATTTAAATGCCTCAGGTGGAGAAATAGCGTTGGCTTTTTCAACACAATCATGGGGAGCTATTATTGCCCCGTTTATTATAGGACTGATAGCTGACAGGTATTTTAATGCAGAACGAATTTTAGGTATTTTACACCTTTCCGGGGCATTTTTAATGTATCAAATGTATGGTGCAGATAGTTTTGGTTCCTTTTACCCCTATGTTTTTGGGTATATGATTTTATACATGCCTACTCTGGCTTTGGTGAATTCGATTGCATTCAACCAAATGAAAGATCCCGCTAAGGAGTTCTCCTTGGTGCGAGTCTTTGGAACAATTGGCTGGATTGCTGCAGGGTTGATAATTAGTTATGTATTTCTTTGGGATTCTCCAGAAGGAAGGTCAGCAGGAATGCTAAAAAACACTTTTTTAATGGTAGCTGTTGCCTCTGCAATTCTGGGACTTTTTAGCTTTATACTTCCAAGGACCCCTCCAAAAATATTGAAAAATGAAAAGGTCAACGTTTCAAGTTTATTGGGATTGGATGCACTAAAGCTTTTAAAGGATAAAAACTTTCTCGTCTTCTTTCTTGCCTCAATACTCATATGCATACCCCTGGCATTTTATTACCAAAATGCGAATCCATTTCTTTCAGAAATTGGGATGGACAACCCAACCGGAAAGATGACCATTGGGCAGGCATCGGAAATACTTTTTATGTTGTTGCTTCCATATTTTTTCAAAAAATTTGGATTCAAAAAAACAATCATGTTGGGAATGCTGGCATGGACTATCCGATACTTATTATTTTCATATGGCAATGCTGGTGAAATGGCCTTTATGTTACTAATTGGAATAGCTTTGCATGGGATATGTTATGATTTTTTCTTTGTATCCGGTCAGATTTACACAGATTCCAAAGCAGGTGAGAAATACAAAAGCGCTGCCCAAGGTCTTATTACCCTAGCAACCTATGGAGTAGGAATGTTGATAGGCTTTTGGGTTGCAGGGAAGATTACCGACATGTATTTAATTTCTGAAAATAGGCACAGTTGGGAAAATGTTTGGATTATTCCAGCCATATTTGCTTTTGTGGTATTACTGTTGTTCACCTTGCTATTTAAAAAAGAACAGGTAACTTATAAATCTTAA
- a CDS encoding sugar phosphate isomerase/epimerase family protein, with product MKRRNFIQNSAQAGIALSILGIYGCKQNKKKEMADTEVEEDTLLDAHVESLFKLSLAQWSIHRMIKEEGLDPYLFAEKAKGWGFSGLEYVSQLYEDELKAANFSKEAMDRFVEKSKTESEKHGLENLIIMIDHEGDLSAADEKERKAAVENHFKWVDAAKALGCHSVRVNLMGSKIAEEWTPASIDGLTQLSKYAQDKNINVIVENHGGFSSNAAMLVQVIEKVNLPNCGTLPDFGNFCVKREDGSYFDTACVEEYDRYKGITELMPFAKAVSAKSHDFDELGNETNTDYVRMMEIVKDAGYSGYIGVEYEGKELSEEEGILATKSLLLKLLNQSA from the coding sequence ATGAAGAGAAGGAATTTTATTCAAAATAGTGCCCAAGCTGGAATTGCATTATCCATATTAGGCATATATGGTTGTAAACAAAACAAGAAGAAGGAGATGGCGGATACAGAGGTAGAAGAAGATACTTTATTGGATGCTCATGTTGAGTCATTGTTTAAACTTTCACTTGCTCAATGGTCCATACACAGAATGATCAAAGAAGAAGGACTAGATCCTTATCTATTTGCTGAAAAAGCCAAAGGTTGGGGGTTTTCTGGCTTAGAGTACGTAAGCCAGCTATATGAAGATGAGCTTAAAGCCGCTAATTTTTCTAAAGAAGCTATGGATAGGTTTGTAGAAAAATCCAAAACGGAAAGTGAAAAGCATGGATTGGAAAATCTGATTATCATGATTGACCATGAAGGGGATTTGTCGGCAGCAGATGAAAAAGAAAGAAAAGCCGCTGTAGAGAATCACTTTAAGTGGGTAGATGCAGCTAAAGCCTTGGGCTGTCATTCTGTAAGGGTGAACCTAATGGGGAGCAAGATTGCTGAGGAATGGACTCCGGCATCTATTGATGGCCTTACACAGCTTTCCAAGTATGCACAGGATAAAAACATTAATGTCATTGTAGAAAATCATGGAGGATTTTCTTCAAATGCTGCTATGCTGGTTCAAGTGATTGAAAAAGTAAATCTGCCCAACTGTGGTACACTTCCAGATTTTGGTAACTTTTGTGTAAAAAGAGAAGATGGGTCTTACTTTGATACAGCTTGTGTTGAGGAATATGATCGTTACAAAGGAATTACAGAATTAATGCCTTTTGCAAAAGCAGTAAGTGCAAAATCGCATGATTTTGACGAACTAGGTAACGAGACCAACACGGATTATGTTCGTATGATGGAAATTGTTAAAGATGCAGGTTATTCTGGTTATATAGGAGTAGAATATGAAGGAAAAGAACTGAGCGAAGAAGAAGGAATACTTGCCACAAAAAGCCTATTGCTAAAATTACTTAATCAATCTGCATAA
- the gmk gene encoding guanylate kinase, whose product MKKGGKLIIFSAPSGSGKTTIVRHLLKQPELNLAFSVSATSRPRRGKEKHGINYYFMSISQFKTHIKNEDFLEWEEVYRDNFYGTLKTEVERLWAEGKNVIFDIDVVGGLRIKKKFPEETLAVFVKPPSVDELKIRLKKRSTESDDKINMRVAKASVELATAPQFDKVIKNYDLDVALKESYELVSDFIGAKVPSSEEE is encoded by the coding sequence ATGAAAAAAGGAGGGAAGCTTATTATATTTTCCGCTCCTTCGGGCAGTGGAAAAACTACAATTGTTAGGCATCTGCTGAAACAACCAGAGCTTAATCTGGCGTTTTCCGTTTCCGCTACATCACGCCCAAGAAGGGGAAAGGAAAAACATGGCATCAACTATTATTTCATGTCCATTTCCCAATTCAAAACCCATATTAAGAATGAAGATTTTTTGGAATGGGAAGAAGTCTATCGCGATAATTTTTATGGAACCTTAAAAACTGAGGTTGAACGTCTTTGGGCCGAGGGGAAAAATGTAATTTTTGATATTGATGTAGTTGGTGGATTGCGTATAAAAAAGAAATTTCCGGAAGAAACCTTAGCTGTTTTTGTAAAACCTCCCAGTGTTGATGAATTAAAAATCAGACTGAAAAAACGAAGCACGGAAAGTGATGATAAGATTAATATGCGGGTTGCAAAAGCTTCGGTTGAGCTGGCCACGGCACCACAGTTTGATAAGGTTATCAAAAACTATGATTTAGATGTTGCCCTAAAGGAATCCTACGAATTGGTATCCGATTTTATAGGAGCAAAGGTACCTAGTTCAGAAGAAGAATAG
- a CDS encoding ASCH domain-containing protein encodes MENSSARNLWGDFLDAHLEFASEDAPKVIRFCDNEKDANICADLVRKDVKRATSHSLLGLQLRKEKLPKIGDFAVVTDWSGNAKCIIRTTSVRLVPYFAVNSDHARLEGEGDKSLEHWQKTHWDYYTRELSQFDRKPRESMIVVFENFEKLFEK; translated from the coding sequence ATGGAAAATAGTTCTGCTCGAAATCTCTGGGGTGATTTTTTGGATGCACATTTGGAATTTGCTTCAGAAGACGCTCCAAAAGTAATTCGCTTCTGTGATAATGAAAAGGACGCAAATATCTGTGCAGATTTAGTTCGCAAAGATGTTAAACGTGCTACGTCCCATTCATTACTGGGACTGCAACTGCGGAAAGAGAAGCTTCCAAAAATAGGAGATTTTGCCGTTGTTACGGATTGGTCTGGAAATGCCAAGTGTATTATCCGAACTACCAGTGTAAGATTGGTTCCCTATTTTGCGGTGAATTCGGATCATGCACGATTGGAAGGTGAAGGTGACAAAAGCTTAGAGCATTGGCAAAAAACCCACTGGGATTATTATACCCGAGAACTCTCTCAGTTTGATAGAAAACCAAGGGAGAGTATGATAGTAGTCTTTGAAAATTTTGAAAAACTGTTTGAAAAATAA
- a CDS encoding DinB family protein: MKGFLHQLFDYNFYCNKKLIEQCVAMEKVPEKSINLFSHILNAHHRWNKRIVEKPVEFDVWQVHLIESWEEIHYENQRTSFEIITNADDFSKRIDYENSKGRTYANELKDILFHVVNHSTHHRGQILADFRTNGIEPESLDYIFYKR, from the coding sequence ATGAAGGGGTTTTTACACCAACTCTTCGATTACAATTTCTACTGCAATAAAAAGCTCATTGAGCAGTGCGTTGCTATGGAAAAGGTTCCGGAAAAGAGCATAAACTTATTTAGCCATATTTTGAACGCACATCACAGATGGAACAAAAGAATTGTCGAAAAACCAGTAGAGTTTGATGTTTGGCAAGTGCACTTGATTGAAAGTTGGGAAGAAATTCATTATGAAAATCAAAGAACTTCTTTTGAAATCATAACCAATGCAGATGATTTCAGCAAAAGAATAGATTATGAAAACAGCAAGGGAAGAACATATGCAAATGAGCTCAAGGACATACTTTTTCATGTAGTAAATCATTCCACGCACCATAGAGGACAGATTTTGGCTGATTTTCGAACGAATGGAATTGAACCAGAATCGTTGGACTACATATTCTATAAAAGATAA
- a CDS encoding sugar phosphate isomerase/epimerase family protein has protein sequence MKTIKGPAVFLAQFVDSQPPFNSLDGLCKWASGLGYKGIQIPTWESFLIDLDKAAESQDYCDELKGKINSYGLEITELSTHLQGQLVAVHPAYDIMFDGFAPESVRNNPKARTEWAVETVKKAATASRRLGINAHATFSGSLLWHTAHPWPQRPPGLVEMGFEELAKRWMPILNHFDEEGVDVCYEIHPGEDLHDGDTFERFLEATGNHKRVNILYDPSHFVLQQLDYIAYIDHYHEFIKSFHVKDSEFNPTGKKGAFGGYNDWGDRAGRYRSLGDGQIDFKTIFSKLTQYGCDVWAVMEWECCIKSPEQGAREGAKFIADHIIEATTKTFDDFAGGNTDTEKLKKILGL, from the coding sequence ATGAAAACAATTAAAGGACCTGCCGTATTTCTTGCCCAATTTGTAGATAGCCAACCACCTTTTAATTCTTTGGATGGTTTATGTAAATGGGCCTCGGGTTTGGGGTATAAAGGAATTCAAATACCAACCTGGGAATCTTTTCTAATAGATTTGGATAAGGCTGCAGAAAGTCAGGACTATTGCGATGAGCTAAAGGGGAAAATCAATTCGTATGGTTTGGAAATCACCGAGCTGTCCACGCACTTGCAAGGTCAACTGGTGGCAGTTCACCCAGCTTATGATATAATGTTCGATGGTTTTGCGCCTGAATCCGTGAGAAATAATCCAAAAGCACGAACAGAATGGGCAGTTGAAACGGTAAAAAAAGCAGCTACGGCAAGCCGAAGGCTGGGAATAAATGCGCACGCTACATTTTCCGGATCATTGCTTTGGCATACCGCACATCCCTGGCCACAGAGACCTCCTGGATTGGTGGAAATGGGTTTTGAAGAGTTGGCAAAACGGTGGATGCCTATCTTAAACCATTTTGATGAAGAAGGTGTGGATGTTTGTTATGAAATTCATCCGGGAGAGGATTTGCATGATGGCGATACGTTTGAACGATTTTTAGAAGCGACAGGGAATCATAAGCGGGTCAATATTTTGTACGACCCAAGTCACTTTGTATTGCAGCAGTTGGATTATATCGCTTACATTGATCATTATCATGAGTTTATAAAATCATTTCATGTTAAAGATTCCGAGTTCAATCCTACGGGAAAGAAGGGAGCATTTGGCGGATACAATGATTGGGGAGATAGAGCTGGAAGATACCGTTCTTTAGGAGATGGCCAGATTGATTTCAAAACCATTTTTTCCAAGTTAACACAATATGGTTGTGATGTTTGGGCTGTTATGGAATGGGAATGTTGTATTAAAAGTCCGGAGCAAGGAGCGCGAGAAGGAGCAAAATTTATTGCCGATCATATTATAGAAGCTACAACAAAGACTTTTGATGATTTTGCCGGAGGGAATACAGACACTGAAAAACTTAAAAAAATTCTGGGATTATGA
- a CDS encoding 3-keto-disaccharide hydrolase — protein MPKYKNILLPLFALVVTISLGQEKEPTKPGATEYYEPVPPKVTPGENGSAPSDATVLFDGKDFTKWISSTDSTAVNWHLNDDGSMTVKDKTGNIQTKENFGSMQLHVEWRSPAEVQREGQHRANSGIFLQRRYEVQVLDNNDNPTYVNGQVGSVYKQAVPLAMASVPSGEWNTYDIIFHAPKFSRGGNLEKAATVTVLHNGVLIQDNFILEGPTEYIGWPNYEAHGKAPLMLQDHKDNSRVSYRNIWVRKLD, from the coding sequence ATGCCTAAATACAAGAATATCCTATTACCGTTATTTGCCTTAGTTGTTACCATTTCTTTAGGCCAGGAAAAAGAGCCAACCAAGCCAGGGGCTACCGAATATTATGAACCGGTTCCACCAAAAGTTACACCAGGGGAAAATGGAAGTGCACCAAGTGATGCGACTGTTCTTTTTGATGGAAAAGACTTTACAAAATGGATTAGCAGTACTGATAGCACTGCGGTAAACTGGCATTTAAATGATGATGGAAGCATGACGGTTAAGGACAAGACCGGGAATATTCAAACAAAAGAAAATTTTGGAAGTATGCAGCTTCATGTTGAATGGAGATCACCAGCAGAAGTACAACGGGAAGGTCAGCATAGAGCGAACAGCGGGATTTTTCTGCAAAGAAGATACGAAGTCCAAGTTCTGGATAACAACGACAACCCAACCTATGTAAATGGTCAAGTAGGATCCGTTTATAAGCAGGCTGTTCCACTGGCGATGGCTTCCGTACCTTCAGGGGAATGGAATACGTATGATATTATTTTTCATGCGCCAAAATTCAGCAGAGGAGGAAACCTTGAAAAAGCTGCAACGGTTACCGTGTTGCACAATGGGGTTTTAATTCAGGATAACTTTATTCTTGAAGGCCCAACGGAATATATTGGATGGCCCAACTATGAAGCTCACGGGAAAGCTCCTTTGATGCTTCAAGACCATAAAGACAATAGCAGGGTAAGCTACAGAAATATTTGGGTCAGAAAATTGGATTAG
- a CDS encoding 3-keto-disaccharide hydrolase — MKKIVVFALVLVVFACKEKPKEDSKEVEQEAEIQIEQEESEWTVLFDGSSWDGWHVYSGRDIEEAWSLQDGAMLLNKTSEARKDGSRFNIITDKEYTNFVLSVEWMVNSGANSGIMWGVVEDEKYPEPYTTGPEIQVLDNIDHPDAKNGTNHQAGALYDMVSPTKNVVKPVGEWNHYTISINHKTNKGSVVLNDILITEFPVNGEAWDAMVSKSKFATWEAFGKSQTGKIALQDHGEPIVIGYRNIKIKEL; from the coding sequence ATGAAGAAAATAGTTGTGTTCGCATTGGTATTGGTCGTTTTTGCATGTAAGGAAAAGCCAAAAGAAGATTCCAAAGAAGTTGAGCAAGAAGCAGAAATACAAATAGAACAGGAAGAATCTGAATGGACTGTTTTGTTTGATGGATCATCTTGGGATGGATGGCATGTGTATTCCGGAAGGGACATTGAAGAAGCATGGAGCCTGCAAGATGGAGCTATGCTGTTAAACAAAACTTCCGAAGCACGAAAAGATGGGAGTCGTTTCAATATCATAACAGACAAGGAATACACCAATTTTGTGCTTTCCGTGGAGTGGATGGTAAATAGTGGAGCAAATAGCGGTATTATGTGGGGGGTTGTTGAAGATGAAAAATACCCAGAACCCTACACCACGGGTCCTGAGATTCAAGTGCTGGATAATATAGATCATCCAGATGCAAAGAACGGGACCAATCATCAAGCAGGAGCTTTGTATGATATGGTATCACCAACTAAAAATGTGGTAAAACCGGTTGGAGAGTGGAACCACTATACTATTTCTATAAACCATAAAACTAATAAGGGCAGTGTGGTTTTAAATGATATTCTGATTACCGAATTTCCCGTAAATGGAGAAGCTTGGGATGCTATGGTATCCAAATCCAAATTTGCCACTTGGGAGGCCTTTGGGAAATCACAAACAGGGAAAATTGCATTACAAGACCATGGAGAGCCCATTGTAATTGGTTATAGAAATATAAAAATAAAGGAACTGTAA
- a CDS encoding Gfo/Idh/MocA family protein, whose amino-acid sequence MPKKIRLGILGGGGDSLIGVLHRVASFINDNYEIVGAVFNPDLDQSINFAKEIDVPTNRIYKDFETLVEEELKLPEDERIQVCSILTPNFLHFPMAKKLLENGFHVICEKPMTTTYEEAKILQDTLEKAGTVFAVTHTYTGYPMVRQMREMIKAGALGKIHKVDARYYQGWINTIIHDKEKRSSVWRLDPKKAGISSCMGDIGVHAFNMIEFTTGLKIKSLLCDFNYLYDDNQMDVDGTVLIRMDKHVKGVIRGSQVATGEENGLAIAIYGEKGAFRWEQEKPNFLYKMSDTEPVQIYKPGHAYNSELSLDGTKLPPGHPEGIFDAMANIYLGAARAIRGEKYNDGEFPTMLDGVRGLNFIESTVASHKQGNVWVDMD is encoded by the coding sequence ATGCCTAAAAAAATAAGACTCGGAATTCTAGGAGGAGGGGGAGATTCCCTTATTGGAGTACTTCATAGAGTAGCCTCGTTTATTAACGATAATTATGAGATTGTTGGTGCGGTCTTTAACCCAGATTTGGATCAAAGTATAAATTTTGCAAAGGAAATTGACGTTCCCACCAATCGTATTTATAAAGATTTTGAAACTTTGGTAGAAGAGGAATTAAAACTTCCTGAGGACGAACGTATTCAAGTCTGTTCCATATTAACACCTAATTTCCTTCACTTTCCAATGGCAAAAAAATTGTTGGAAAACGGGTTCCATGTCATTTGTGAAAAACCGATGACCACAACGTATGAAGAAGCCAAGATTCTTCAAGATACTTTGGAAAAAGCAGGAACAGTATTTGCCGTTACCCATACCTATACGGGGTACCCTATGGTACGCCAAATGCGGGAAATGATCAAAGCGGGAGCTTTGGGAAAAATCCATAAGGTGGATGCAAGGTACTATCAAGGGTGGATAAATACTATTATCCATGACAAGGAAAAACGTTCTTCTGTTTGGCGCTTAGATCCTAAAAAAGCAGGAATAAGTTCGTGCATGGGAGATATCGGGGTTCATGCGTTCAACATGATTGAATTTACCACTGGATTAAAGATAAAATCATTGTTGTGTGATTTTAATTATTTGTACGATGATAATCAAATGGATGTGGATGGAACTGTTCTCATCCGAATGGATAAACATGTAAAAGGTGTTATTCGTGGCAGTCAAGTGGCCACTGGTGAAGAAAATGGTTTGGCAATAGCTATTTATGGCGAAAAAGGAGCTTTTAGATGGGAACAGGAAAAACCAAACTTCCTGTACAAAATGAGCGATACGGAACCTGTTCAAATATACAAACCAGGTCATGCATACAACTCGGAATTATCTTTGGATGGGACCAAACTGCCACCAGGACATCCAGAAGGAATTTTTGATGCCATGGCCAATATATATTTAGGAGCTGCCCGGGCAATTCGAGGTGAAAAATACAATGATGGTGAGTTTCCAACGATGTTAGATGGAGTGCGGGGATTGAATTTTATTGAAAGCACCGTGGCTTCGCACAAGCAAGGAAATGTTTGGGTGGATATGGACTAA